One Arthrobacter sp. StoSoilB19 DNA window includes the following coding sequences:
- a CDS encoding rhodanese-related sulfurtransferase, translating into MALNKIVLFYGFTPITDPDAVRLWQRALCEKLGLTGRIILSKDGINATVGGEIGAVKQYVKTTREYAGFRGIDVKWSDGGAEDFPRLSVKVRDEIVSFGAPGELKVDANGVVGGGKHLKPEELHELVDARKKDGEDVVFFDGRNAFEAEIGRFKDAVVPDVATTHDFIKELDSGKYDSLKDKPVVTYCTGGIRCEVLSSLMVNRGFKEVYQLDGGIVRYGEAFKDQGLWEGSLYVFDKRMHLEFSDDAKTIGQCARCSAPTSKFENCSNPTCRTLTLYCTECAASPETLRCPQGCTAA; encoded by the coding sequence GTGGCTTTGAACAAAATTGTGCTTTTCTACGGCTTCACCCCCATCACCGATCCGGACGCCGTCCGGCTCTGGCAGCGCGCCCTCTGCGAGAAGCTGGGCCTTACGGGCCGCATCATCCTCTCCAAGGACGGAATCAACGCCACCGTGGGCGGGGAAATCGGCGCCGTTAAGCAGTACGTCAAGACCACGCGCGAATACGCCGGGTTCCGCGGCATCGACGTCAAATGGTCCGACGGCGGAGCAGAGGACTTCCCCCGGCTCAGCGTCAAGGTGCGGGACGAGATCGTCTCCTTCGGCGCACCCGGAGAACTCAAGGTCGACGCCAACGGCGTGGTGGGCGGCGGGAAGCACCTCAAACCCGAGGAACTCCATGAACTGGTGGATGCCAGGAAGAAGGACGGCGAGGACGTCGTCTTCTTCGACGGCCGCAACGCGTTCGAAGCTGAGATAGGCCGGTTCAAGGACGCTGTAGTCCCGGACGTGGCCACCACCCACGACTTCATCAAGGAACTGGACTCCGGCAAGTACGACTCCCTGAAGGACAAGCCGGTGGTCACCTACTGCACCGGGGGCATCCGCTGCGAGGTGCTCTCCAGCCTGATGGTGAACCGCGGCTTTAAAGAGGTGTACCAGCTGGACGGGGGCATCGTGCGCTACGGCGAAGCCTTCAAGGACCAGGGACTGTGGGAAGGCTCGCTCTACGTCTTTGACAAGCGTATGCACCTGGAGTTCAGCGACGACGCCAAGACCATTGGCCAGTGCGCCCGCTGCTCCGCGCCGACCAGCAAGTTCGAGAACTGTTCCAATCCCACCTGCCGCACGCTGACGCTGTACTGCACGGAGTGTGCCGCCAGTCCCGAGACGTTGCGCTGCCCCCAAGGCTGCACCGCCGCCTGA
- a CDS encoding GNAT family N-acetyltransferase produces MSPETAVEDITGLLEVWVAGWAGCRGYQTAKEGRFPAALRADTSGEWEVFASEPTDDEFATLAARTAETPARVLTILTNDPSRYAAMAGRQGLNVTSDSQAMMIVDMETQDAEDPWLSDDDLRLSTYERDGVYYAEVLSGDAVAAGGRAFVVGDTAVFDKIITQPAFQRRGLGSLIMRALAAQASGRGIRTGLLLASVDGQKLYSHLGWSTIARVLMLSASHDGSDLSLS; encoded by the coding sequence ATGAGTCCGGAAACCGCTGTTGAAGACATCACTGGCCTGCTTGAGGTGTGGGTTGCGGGCTGGGCCGGGTGTCGCGGTTACCAGACCGCCAAGGAGGGCCGCTTCCCGGCAGCACTCCGTGCTGATACCAGCGGCGAGTGGGAAGTCTTCGCCTCAGAACCTACTGATGACGAGTTCGCCACGCTGGCCGCCCGAACCGCAGAAACCCCCGCGCGGGTGCTGACCATCCTTACCAATGACCCCTCCCGCTATGCGGCAATGGCAGGCCGGCAGGGCCTGAATGTCACCTCGGATTCGCAGGCGATGATGATCGTTGACATGGAAACCCAGGACGCGGAGGACCCGTGGCTTTCCGATGACGACCTGAGACTTTCCACGTACGAAAGGGACGGCGTGTATTACGCCGAAGTCCTTTCGGGGGACGCGGTCGCGGCGGGCGGCCGGGCCTTCGTGGTGGGTGATACCGCCGTCTTTGACAAGATCATCACCCAGCCGGCATTCCAGCGCAGGGGCCTGGGGAGCCTGATCATGCGGGCGCTGGCGGCGCAGGCGTCCGGCCGCGGCATCCGGACCGGCCTCCTGCTGGCGTCCGTGGACGGGCAGAAGCTCTATTCGCACCTCGGCTGGAGCACCATTGCCCGGGTCCTGATGCTTTCGGCATCGCATGACGGATCGGATCTGTCGCTGAGCTGA
- a CDS encoding DEAD/DEAH box helicase — protein sequence MNPHDSLIPLLGRGPDPEQLRHVRRIPAREAIHAPWPAWVHPDILGAYGSLGIREPYRHQVDAANAAYAGEHVVVATGTASGKSLAYQLPALDAIHRSELRVLAEPGKIHDDGAVTLYLSPTKALAADQLNAIRALRLPTVRAETYDGDTDPAARRWIRDHANFILANPDMLHFGILPNHAWWAGFFRRLRYVIVDEAHSYRGVFGSHVANLMRRLRRICAYYGAGTSFPEPVFIAASATASEPDVSFSRLIGAPVKAVSEDCSPHGATTVALWEPALTEVRGENGAKERRTAVAETSDLLANLVSARIRTIAFIKSRRGAETISAITKRLLDEVDPSLPQRVAAYRSGYLPEERRAVEKALRSGQLLGVSSTSALELGIDISGLDAVLVAGWPGTRASLFQQIGRAGRAGQDAIAAFVASDDPLDTFLVNHPEAIFDVSVEATVFDPSNPYVLGPHLCAAAAELPLGPAELDLFGGTAEKLLDRLVAQGYLRRRPAGWFWTHSQSAAAMVNLRADGGGPVSIVDAETGSLLGTMDSPQTHYQAHTGAVYVHQGDTYVVEDLNEDDHSVMVRRANPDYYTTARDVTQIEVLDTVRTMQWGDVTVHFGDVKVTTQVVSFQRKALISNEVLGEEPLELGARELFTKAVWFVVDNRSLTRAGLIEAQFPGALHAAEHAAIGLLPLVASSDRWDIGGVSTALHADTGVPTIFVYDGHPGGAGFAERGFDKAMVWLAATRDAIKACECESGCPSCVQSPKCGNKNNPLDKAAAVTLLDVLLKDASETSRVDVEARS from the coding sequence GTGAACCCCCATGACTCCCTGATTCCTCTGCTGGGCCGCGGCCCGGACCCGGAACAGCTCCGTCATGTCCGCAGGATCCCGGCGCGGGAGGCAATCCACGCGCCGTGGCCGGCCTGGGTGCACCCGGACATTCTCGGGGCGTACGGGTCGCTTGGCATCCGCGAGCCGTACCGGCACCAGGTGGACGCGGCCAATGCAGCATATGCCGGGGAGCACGTTGTGGTGGCCACCGGAACCGCGTCCGGGAAGTCGCTGGCGTACCAGTTGCCGGCGCTGGATGCGATCCACCGTTCCGAGCTGCGCGTGCTGGCGGAGCCGGGAAAGATTCACGACGACGGTGCCGTCACCCTTTACCTTTCCCCCACCAAAGCGCTGGCGGCCGACCAGCTGAACGCCATCCGGGCCCTGAGGCTGCCCACGGTACGGGCGGAAACGTACGACGGCGACACGGATCCGGCCGCCCGGCGGTGGATCCGGGACCACGCGAATTTCATCCTGGCCAACCCGGACATGCTGCATTTCGGCATCCTTCCCAACCATGCCTGGTGGGCCGGGTTCTTCCGCCGGCTGCGCTACGTCATCGTGGACGAGGCACACAGCTACCGTGGCGTCTTCGGATCGCATGTTGCTAACCTGATGCGCCGGCTCCGCCGGATCTGCGCGTACTATGGCGCGGGCACCTCGTTCCCCGAACCGGTCTTCATCGCGGCTTCCGCCACCGCCTCCGAGCCTGATGTCTCCTTCTCACGCCTCATCGGCGCCCCCGTGAAGGCGGTCTCCGAGGACTGCTCGCCCCACGGGGCCACCACCGTGGCGCTCTGGGAACCGGCGCTGACCGAGGTCCGGGGCGAGAACGGGGCCAAGGAGCGGCGGACGGCAGTGGCCGAAACTTCTGACCTGCTCGCCAACCTGGTGTCCGCCCGGATCCGGACCATTGCCTTCATCAAATCCCGCCGCGGCGCCGAGACCATCTCCGCCATCACCAAGCGGCTCCTTGACGAGGTGGACCCCAGCCTCCCGCAGCGGGTGGCCGCCTACCGCTCCGGATACCTTCCGGAAGAGCGGCGCGCGGTGGAGAAGGCGCTGCGGTCGGGCCAGCTGCTGGGCGTTTCCAGCACGTCCGCCCTGGAGCTGGGAATCGACATTTCCGGTCTCGATGCGGTCTTGGTGGCCGGCTGGCCCGGGACGCGGGCTTCCCTGTTCCAGCAGATTGGCCGCGCCGGCAGGGCGGGCCAGGATGCCATCGCCGCATTTGTGGCCAGCGATGATCCGCTGGACACCTTCCTGGTGAACCACCCGGAGGCGATTTTCGATGTCTCGGTGGAGGCCACGGTCTTCGACCCGTCCAACCCCTATGTGCTGGGACCACACCTCTGCGCCGCGGCAGCGGAACTCCCCCTGGGACCGGCGGAGCTGGACCTTTTTGGCGGAACTGCCGAAAAGCTCCTGGACCGTCTGGTGGCGCAGGGATATTTGCGGCGGCGTCCCGCCGGCTGGTTCTGGACCCACTCGCAAAGCGCCGCGGCCATGGTCAATCTCCGGGCCGACGGCGGCGGTCCGGTCAGCATCGTTGACGCCGAGACCGGCTCGCTGCTGGGGACCATGGACTCGCCCCAGACCCATTACCAGGCCCACACGGGCGCGGTATACGTCCACCAGGGCGACACCTACGTGGTGGAGGACCTGAACGAAGACGACCACTCTGTCATGGTTCGCCGGGCAAACCCCGACTACTACACCACAGCACGGGACGTGACCCAGATCGAGGTCCTGGACACGGTGCGGACCATGCAATGGGGCGATGTAACCGTCCACTTCGGCGATGTGAAGGTCACCACGCAGGTTGTCTCCTTCCAGCGCAAGGCCTTGATTTCCAACGAAGTCCTGGGTGAGGAGCCCCTTGAGCTGGGTGCCCGGGAGCTCTTCACCAAGGCCGTATGGTTCGTGGTGGACAACCGTTCCTTGACGCGGGCCGGCCTCATCGAAGCCCAGTTCCCCGGTGCCCTCCACGCCGCCGAGCACGCCGCGATCGGGCTCCTTCCCCTCGTCGCCTCCAGCGACCGCTGGGACATCGGCGGGGTCTCCACGGCACTGCATGCGGACACCGGGGTGCCCACCATCTTCGTGTATGACGGGCACCCCGGCGGGGCGGGGTTTGCCGAACGGGGCTTCGACAAGGCCATGGTGTGGCTGGCGGCAACCCGGGACGCCATCAAGGCCTGCGAGTGCGAGTCCGGCTGCCCGTCCTGCGTGCAGTCCCCCAAGTGCGGCAACAAGAACAATCCGCTGGACAAGGCCGCCGCGGTGACCCTGCTGGATGTCCTGCTCAAGGATGCCTCCGAGACGTCCCGTGTGGATGTGGAGGCGAGGAGCTGA
- a CDS encoding Rv3654c family TadE-like protein produces MMADAGRPHTAAARRHTTKGRRGAGRHDGRERGSGTVLAAGLALVVMTAMAVMLLLAQSAVLASRAAAAADLAALAAADALRGITTGEPCSVAAEVAARHAATVLSCTEGAGQTIEVRTRLGERPLLGAATGHARAGPPP; encoded by the coding sequence ATGATGGCCGATGCCGGACGGCCCCACACTGCCGCCGCCAGGCGCCACACCACCAAGGGCAGGCGCGGGGCGGGAAGGCATGACGGCCGCGAACGCGGTTCGGGCACAGTCCTGGCCGCAGGGCTGGCCCTTGTGGTCATGACGGCCATGGCCGTCATGCTGCTGCTGGCCCAGTCCGCCGTGCTGGCCAGCAGGGCGGCAGCGGCTGCGGACCTGGCGGCCCTTGCCGCAGCGGATGCGCTCCGCGGCATCACCACGGGCGAGCCCTGCAGTGTTGCCGCCGAGGTCGCCGCGCGGCACGCCGCCACGGTCCTTAGCTGTACCGAGGGCGCGGGCCAGACCATTGAGGTGCGGACCCGGCTCGGCGAGCGCCCGCTGCTGGGAGCCGCAACCGGACATGCCCGGGCAGGGCCGCCGCCATAG
- a CDS encoding TadE family type IV pilus minor pilin: MTPLPAGLRIHGPLTAVVGSSAGGNDDRKTADAGANARGAVTAEFAVALPAVLALLAMLLAAAAAGMTQLRIEEGARAGARALARGDDTVAVERTVRTLAGGTAAASVAADGEWFNITVTDRVPGPLGASIPWTLTARASMRSETAGTGAGIGAGALRGSTHGQAAK, translated from the coding sequence GTGACACCTCTGCCGGCGGGGCTGCGAATTCATGGACCCCTCACGGCCGTCGTCGGCAGCAGCGCCGGCGGCAACGATGACCGGAAGACGGCGGACGCCGGTGCAAACGCCCGCGGCGCGGTTACCGCAGAGTTCGCCGTGGCACTGCCTGCCGTACTGGCATTGCTGGCCATGCTGCTTGCAGCAGCCGCCGCGGGGATGACGCAACTGCGCATCGAGGAGGGAGCCAGGGCCGGTGCCAGGGCGCTGGCCCGGGGCGATGACACCGTGGCAGTGGAACGGACGGTCCGGACGCTCGCCGGCGGTACGGCGGCTGCGTCAGTTGCTGCAGACGGCGAGTGGTTCAACATCACGGTCACGGACCGCGTGCCTGGGCCATTGGGAGCATCCATCCCGTGGACCCTCACCGCGCGTGCGTCAATGCGGAGCGAAACAGCCGGGACGGGAGCCGGCATCGGCGCCGGTGCCCTCAGGGGCTCCACGCATGGCCAGGCCGCCAAATGA
- a CDS encoding DUF4244 domain-containing protein, protein MSIHHRRHYTAGTSAFAASGQKPTKKDGAPRSTSSIPSASAPALGPKTSLPEAGRIVELHPGSGSLRPKTWRPTGLLGSQAGMATAEYAIATLAAVGFAGLLVFILRSDEVRGFLLNLIRTALALP, encoded by the coding sequence ATGTCCATCCACCACCGCCGTCACTACACGGCAGGAACCTCCGCGTTCGCCGCGTCCGGCCAGAAGCCCACGAAAAAGGACGGCGCCCCGCGCAGCACCAGCAGCATCCCATCCGCTTCCGCCCCTGCCTTGGGCCCAAAGACTTCCCTCCCGGAGGCAGGCAGGATCGTCGAACTCCACCCTGGTTCGGGAAGTCTCCGGCCCAAGACATGGCGCCCCACGGGGCTGCTGGGTTCCCAGGCCGGCATGGCCACCGCGGAATATGCCATTGCTACCCTGGCCGCCGTCGGGTTCGCCGGGCTGCTTGTGTTCATCCTCCGCAGCGACGAGGTACGTGGTTTCCTGCTCAACCTCATCCGCACCGCGCTGGCGCTGCCGTGA
- a CDS encoding type II secretion system F family protein: protein MTPGLAAGFALFLLLAASAWLACSGFNRSCHRLRHLFHAVPGAQQVAEAEWPAGSRGEGLKDTAMMLELVAAMLDAGAGIGRSLELVAASAAPQYRDSLRPVVSALAIGADWETAWRSSAVRLPEILELRDALGFAALTGAPSSAILYAQAARLRRERFRAAEKRAASLGVKLVVPLGLCSLPAFICLGVVPVLLALVPTG from the coding sequence ATGACCCCGGGTTTGGCTGCAGGCTTTGCACTGTTCCTGCTGCTCGCCGCAAGTGCCTGGCTTGCCTGTTCCGGCTTTAACCGGTCGTGTCACCGGCTCCGCCACCTGTTTCATGCCGTCCCGGGGGCGCAGCAGGTGGCCGAAGCCGAGTGGCCCGCAGGGAGCCGCGGCGAAGGCTTGAAGGACACTGCCATGATGCTCGAACTCGTGGCGGCGATGCTGGATGCCGGAGCCGGCATCGGGCGATCGCTCGAACTGGTGGCTGCCTCGGCCGCGCCGCAGTACAGGGACTCACTGCGGCCGGTGGTCTCGGCGCTGGCCATCGGGGCCGACTGGGAAACAGCGTGGCGCAGCTCCGCCGTCCGGCTCCCCGAAATCCTGGAGCTCCGGGATGCGCTGGGCTTCGCCGCGCTCACGGGGGCGCCATCGTCTGCAATCCTCTACGCCCAGGCAGCAAGGCTTCGCCGGGAACGGTTCCGGGCCGCGGAAAAGCGGGCCGCTTCGCTTGGCGTGAAGCTGGTAGTTCCGCTGGGCCTGTGTTCACTCCCTGCCTTTATCTGCCTTGGCGTCGTCCCCGTGCTGCTTGCCCTGGTTCCCACCGGATAA
- a CDS encoding TadA family conjugal transfer-associated ATPase, which translates to MSPAPGNPSAPAGKAGSAAGAGGLGSRRSVRILEANQAGRLTRSRGTAGSGRTIDSGLLESVRESMMAEAGAVTPSRVAAAVQATGKLLGTAGSLAAVERISAELNGLGPLQELTRDPAVTDIFVNAPHSVWVDRGRGIERVPVLFDGEAQLRALACRLVAAGGRRLDDGSPCVDVRLAGGYRVHAVLPPVSTSGTLLSVRIRREKVFSMEELRTGGMFGPGVQAVLEKVVDRRLSFLISGATGSGKTTLLSTLLGLCAAEERLVLIEDASELNPVHPHVVALESRHGNLEGGGTVDLGELVRQALRMRPDRLVVGECRGAEVRELLTAMNTGHSGGGGTIHANTAAAVPARLNALGALAGLGPEAVRLQAASALDAVIHVGRTSRGREVLCIGLIGDGPEGLTVVPAVEESGVAGPAWPALAARLGMDSGVTL; encoded by the coding sequence ATGAGCCCGGCGCCGGGTAATCCGTCGGCTCCGGCCGGGAAAGCGGGCAGCGCAGCGGGGGCGGGAGGCCTGGGCTCACGGCGCAGCGTCCGCATCCTGGAAGCAAACCAGGCAGGCCGCCTGACGCGCAGCAGGGGAACCGCCGGCAGCGGCAGGACCATCGATTCAGGGCTGCTGGAATCCGTCCGCGAATCGATGATGGCAGAGGCCGGTGCCGTGACGCCGTCACGGGTTGCCGCGGCAGTCCAGGCCACCGGCAAGCTGTTGGGCACCGCAGGATCCCTTGCCGCCGTAGAGCGGATCAGTGCCGAACTCAACGGGCTGGGGCCGCTGCAGGAGCTCACCCGGGATCCCGCCGTCACCGACATCTTCGTCAACGCTCCCCACTCCGTCTGGGTGGACCGGGGCCGCGGCATCGAGCGGGTCCCCGTCCTGTTCGACGGCGAGGCACAGCTGCGGGCGCTGGCCTGCAGGCTCGTCGCTGCAGGCGGGCGCCGCCTCGATGACGGCTCGCCCTGTGTCGATGTCAGGCTCGCCGGCGGCTACCGTGTCCATGCCGTGTTGCCGCCGGTTTCCACGTCCGGGACGCTGCTGAGCGTCCGGATCCGCAGGGAGAAGGTCTTCAGCATGGAGGAGCTGCGCACCGGGGGCATGTTCGGCCCGGGAGTGCAGGCGGTGCTTGAGAAGGTCGTGGACAGGAGGCTGAGCTTCCTGATCAGCGGTGCCACGGGTTCCGGGAAGACCACGCTGCTGTCTACGCTCCTGGGATTGTGTGCGGCGGAGGAGCGGCTGGTCCTGATCGAGGATGCGTCCGAACTGAATCCTGTCCACCCGCACGTAGTCGCGTTGGAATCACGGCACGGAAACCTCGAAGGCGGCGGGACAGTGGACCTGGGGGAACTCGTCAGGCAGGCACTTCGCATGCGTCCGGACAGGTTGGTGGTGGGCGAGTGCCGGGGCGCGGAAGTCCGCGAGCTCCTTACCGCGATGAACACCGGGCACAGCGGCGGTGGAGGAACCATCCACGCCAACACGGCAGCAGCAGTCCCCGCCAGGCTCAACGCCCTGGGCGCGCTCGCCGGGCTGGGACCCGAGGCTGTTCGGCTCCAGGCTGCCAGCGCCCTTGACGCTGTGATCCACGTGGGCAGGACGTCCCGGGGGAGGGAAGTCCTTTGCATCGGACTTATCGGCGACGGCCCGGAGGGGCTGACGGTGGTGCCGGCGGTTGAAGAATCGGGGGTGGCGGGTCCCGCATGGCCGGCGCTGGCTGCCCGTTTGGGAATGGACTCCGGGGTCACCCTGTGA
- the ssd gene encoding septum site-determining protein Ssd has translation MTSSGVLRAEVERIVAAAGAHLHVVPDAVEAGRYWEAAAAVLVGSDVRELPPRRSTPAVMVGLDGEGDSLWHLAAALGAERVAVLPDAAAWLADHLSRSRSPGPGGMVLGITGGCGGAGATTAAIWIAQAAAGLGVRVLLVDGDPWGGGLELALAAEETPGLRWPDLAEARGSIDPLQLSDSLPVAGGFSFLSWPATREQPLPVAAAAAAGVLDAARRGYELVLLDVGRGAEPLHTVAWDCDRIMMVVPAQLKAAVAAVRLMQELPPVEAALLVRGRPGSALDSSLIADAVGLPVQGRIPEVRGVGGAMESGRLLDLGKRRNIRRFAASVLDWLGDDLPAGELA, from the coding sequence GTGACCTCCTCCGGCGTCCTCCGTGCCGAAGTGGAGCGTATTGTGGCAGCCGCCGGCGCGCACCTGCACGTTGTCCCGGACGCAGTGGAGGCAGGCCGCTACTGGGAGGCGGCAGCTGCCGTCCTGGTGGGCAGTGACGTGCGTGAACTGCCGCCCCGGCGCAGCACGCCTGCGGTCATGGTGGGCCTCGACGGCGAGGGCGACAGCCTCTGGCACCTGGCGGCGGCCCTCGGGGCAGAGCGTGTTGCCGTACTGCCGGATGCCGCCGCCTGGCTGGCAGACCATCTGAGCCGGTCGCGGTCGCCGGGCCCGGGCGGAATGGTCCTTGGCATCACGGGGGGTTGCGGCGGTGCAGGAGCCACCACCGCCGCCATCTGGATAGCGCAGGCGGCAGCAGGGCTGGGGGTACGGGTCCTGCTGGTTGACGGCGACCCATGGGGTGGCGGCCTGGAGCTGGCGCTCGCAGCAGAGGAAACCCCCGGGCTCCGATGGCCGGACCTCGCCGAGGCCAGGGGAAGCATCGACCCCCTGCAGCTCTCGGATTCCCTACCCGTTGCGGGAGGCTTTTCCTTCCTGTCCTGGCCTGCCACACGGGAGCAACCCCTTCCCGTCGCCGCCGCAGCCGCAGCAGGTGTGCTTGATGCTGCGCGCCGTGGCTATGAACTGGTCCTGCTCGATGTGGGAAGGGGGGCAGAGCCGCTCCATACGGTGGCCTGGGACTGCGACCGGATCATGATGGTGGTACCCGCACAACTGAAGGCAGCAGTGGCGGCCGTACGCCTGATGCAGGAGCTTCCGCCGGTGGAGGCGGCCCTGCTGGTGCGGGGCCGGCCGGGCTCCGCGCTGGACAGTTCGCTGATCGCTGACGCCGTGGGACTGCCGGTCCAGGGCCGGATACCAGAAGTCCGCGGCGTCGGCGGAGCCATGGAATCCGGCCGGCTGCTGGACCTGGGGAAGCGCCGGAACATCCGGCGCTTCGCTGCATCTGTGCTCGATTGGCTTGGCGATGACCTGCCGGCTGGAGAGTTGGCATGA
- a CDS encoding bifunctional 3'-5' exonuclease/DNA polymerase produces the protein MYLLLAAHPRGAALQELTQAGLAQPANPEPRVVALTDLAAVVRELEARRPGGQPPRWIWHRTQDWYPALLASEVEVERCYDLTLCGNILAFSQFSAHTDYARNTDRVPVEDPALPPKALQPPRPPADQGALFDDPATGLPPGAPLEELRSEYAAQQSALAGVGTEENRRNRLQLLLAAESAAAIVAAEMQHAGVPWREDLHEQILAGHLGPRPPAGQRPVKLEALAAELRVMLNSPGLNPDSPQDLMRALHRNGIEVKSTRKWELRESSHPAIEPLLEYKRLSRLHTANGWSWLDAWVDGGRFRPEYVVGGVVSGRWASRGGGALQIPRQVRGAVHADPGHKLIVADASQLEPRVLAALAQDSAMAEAARDQDLYAGIAAKGFGGDRAKAKMALLGAMYGATSGEAGRLMPQLARIYPRAVDFVERAARAGEAGGTVTTRLGRSSPPPSGQWFLSQRSATAEEQRRAESIARSRGRFTRNFVVQGSAADWAACWLAELRRRLRALRPAGTGGSGGPVGAQLAFFLHDEVMVHAPSDRVDACIAAIEESAKAAKELLFGPIPVEFPVSMAVVDSYDLAK, from the coding sequence ATGTACCTGCTGCTCGCCGCCCACCCCCGCGGCGCGGCGCTCCAGGAACTGACGCAGGCGGGCCTCGCCCAGCCGGCCAATCCCGAACCCCGCGTTGTGGCACTCACCGACCTTGCCGCCGTCGTCCGCGAACTGGAGGCACGGCGCCCCGGTGGCCAACCGCCCCGCTGGATATGGCACCGGACCCAGGACTGGTACCCGGCGCTGCTCGCATCCGAGGTGGAGGTGGAGCGCTGCTACGACCTCACCCTGTGCGGCAACATCCTGGCCTTCTCGCAGTTCAGCGCGCACACCGACTACGCCCGGAACACGGACAGGGTACCGGTGGAGGATCCCGCTCTTCCGCCAAAGGCGCTGCAGCCGCCGCGTCCCCCTGCAGACCAGGGCGCGCTGTTCGATGATCCCGCAACCGGGCTGCCGCCGGGGGCGCCGCTCGAGGAACTCCGTTCCGAATACGCAGCCCAACAGAGTGCGCTGGCAGGCGTGGGCACGGAGGAAAACCGCCGGAACCGCCTCCAGCTGCTGCTCGCGGCGGAGTCGGCGGCAGCTATTGTGGCCGCCGAGATGCAGCACGCCGGGGTCCCCTGGCGGGAAGACCTGCACGAACAGATCCTGGCCGGCCATCTGGGACCCCGCCCGCCCGCCGGGCAGCGTCCCGTGAAACTGGAGGCGCTGGCGGCGGAGCTGCGCGTCATGCTCAACTCACCCGGGCTCAACCCGGACTCCCCGCAGGACCTGATGCGCGCCCTGCACCGCAACGGGATCGAGGTCAAAAGCACCCGCAAGTGGGAGCTGAGGGAGTCCAGCCACCCCGCCATCGAGCCGTTGCTGGAGTACAAGAGGCTTTCCCGCCTTCACACCGCCAACGGCTGGTCCTGGTTGGACGCGTGGGTGGACGGCGGCCGGTTCCGCCCGGAATACGTGGTGGGAGGCGTGGTGTCGGGCCGCTGGGCATCCCGCGGCGGCGGGGCGCTGCAGATTCCGCGCCAGGTCCGCGGCGCGGTGCACGCCGACCCTGGCCACAAGCTCATCGTTGCGGACGCCTCGCAGCTGGAGCCGCGCGTCCTGGCGGCCCTGGCGCAGGACTCGGCCATGGCTGAGGCGGCGCGGGACCAGGACCTGTACGCCGGGATCGCCGCCAAGGGATTTGGCGGCGACCGGGCCAAGGCGAAGATGGCCCTGCTGGGCGCCATGTACGGCGCCACCTCCGGCGAGGCCGGCCGCCTCATGCCGCAATTGGCCCGCATCTACCCGCGTGCCGTGGACTTTGTGGAGCGGGCGGCGCGGGCGGGCGAAGCGGGCGGGACGGTCACCACCAGGCTGGGCCGCAGCAGCCCTCCGCCGTCCGGGCAGTGGTTCCTCAGCCAGCGCTCGGCCACGGCGGAGGAGCAGCGGAGGGCAGAGTCGATCGCGCGGTCCCGCGGGCGCTTTACCCGGAACTTCGTGGTCCAGGGCTCGGCAGCGGACTGGGCGGCCTGCTGGCTGGCAGAATTGCGACGGCGGCTGCGCGCCTTGCGGCCGGCAGGAACCGGCGGCAGCGGCGGACCTGTGGGGGCCCAACTCGCCTTCTTCCTGCATGACGAAGTCATGGTGCACGCGCCCTCGGACCGCGTCGATGCCTGCATCGCGGCAATCGAGGAATCGGCCAAGGCCGCCAAGGAATTGCTGTTCGGTCCCATCCCGGTGGAGTTCCCCGTCAGCATGGCCGTGGTGGACTCCTACGACCTCGCCAAATAG
- a CDS encoding DUF1508 domain-containing protein: MAGRFEIHRAGDESYRLRLTDAEGNIVAVSPTFRSLSLLRDGINAMRENAATGIVVDLRHQQA; this comes from the coding sequence ATGGCGGGAAGATTTGAAATTCACCGTGCAGGCGATGAGTCGTACCGGCTGCGGCTGACCGACGCCGAAGGCAATATCGTTGCGGTGTCACCAACCTTCAGGTCCCTCAGCTTGCTCCGCGACGGGATCAACGCCATGCGCGAGAATGCCGCCACCGGAATCGTGGTGGATTTGCGCCACCAGCAGGCCTGA